From a region of the Necator americanus strain Aroian chromosome Unknown Necator_2022.05.29.01.07, whole genome shotgun sequence genome:
- a CDS encoding uncharacterized protein (NECATOR_2022.05.29.01.07.G25.T1) produces the protein MKLAIILLIMISKTFSLWCVDGNDCDATCSFCEGAACLRVQRQHPTRGVTTAMTCLPHDSLVHAYHPEGCRTELATGEKLCLCSGRDFCNSSKSTHLSFLFICLLVFLL, from the exons ATGAAACTCGCCATCATTCTTCTCATTATGATATCCAAAA ccTTTTCGTTGTGGTGCGTGGATGGTAACGACTGCGACGCAACGTGCTCTTTTTGTGAAGGTGCTGCCTGCCTTCGTGTCCAGAG GCAACACCCGACTCGTGGCGTTACGACAGCGATGACGTGCTTACCGCACGACTCCCTCGTTCACGCCTATCACCCGGAAGGTTGTCGAACTGAGCTTGCCACCGGCGAAAAGTTGTGCCTATGTTCTGGGCGAGATTTTTGTAACTCATCCAAAAGTACACATCTTTCATTCCTATTTATCTGTTTGTTGgtgtttttgttataa
- a CDS encoding uncharacterized protein (NECATOR_2022.05.29.01.07.G25.T2), which produces MNEGSKRLLEEKTTHEELTANSPFEYCRRRWPPGRTISGCDAPMKLAIILLIMISKTFSLWCVDGNDCDATCSFCEGAACLRVQRQHPTRGVTTAMTCLPHDSLVHAYHPEGCRTELATGENSNPANSSELVEQDDLPLSLTYDQRREDDLL; this is translated from the exons ATGAACGAAGGATCGAAACGtttgcttgaagaaaaaacgacgCACGAAGAAT TAACTGCCAATTCACCTTTTGAGTATTGCCGACGACGTTGGCCTCCTGGTCGGACAATATCCGGCTGCGATGCTCCGATGAAACTCGCCATCATTCTTCTCATTATGATATCCAAAA ccTTTTCGTTGTGGTGCGTGGATGGTAACGACTGCGACGCAACGTGCTCTTTTTGTGAAGGTGCTGCCTGCCTTCGTGTCCAGAG GCAACACCCGACTCGTGGCGTTACGACAGCGATGACGTGCTTACCGCACGACTCCCTCGTTCACGCCTATCACCCGGAAGGTTGTCGAACTGAGCTTGCCACCGGCGAAAA ctcgaacccggcaaactcctcagaactcgttgaacaagacgATCTGCCGCTCTCTTTAACATATGACCAAAGACGCGAAGACGacttactttag